A genomic stretch from Acropora palmata chromosome 13, jaAcrPala1.3, whole genome shotgun sequence includes:
- the LOC141864346 gene encoding beta-4C adrenergic receptor-like, translating into METTTDYDTRANNDSDLINREAVIACTIILFVFGLAGNGLIVYGYARFRRLRTRTNYFVVNLATADLLLTAVLGAWIIEEIRGIPFDRSAKMFINNIDVLCFSASMLSMTAVSLDRYFAITNPLRYENTVTRLRALIATVIIWSSALVMFSIGVSRYVVKEMETPVANKVFMTTLTVINFGIPALIMVFAHVSIFRIALKSKSDKPDAIEMQNARVKDMSKTFKLSFNTLAILVPMAIAWGIFFGVTVLEAHCPTMHIAAHFSVVVGLLPYIAAAIDPIVYILLTRDLRLKLCRCL; encoded by the coding sequence ATGGAGACAACGACTGACTACGACACCCGCGCAAATAATGACTCAGATCTTATCAACAGAGAAGCTGTGATAGCGTGTACCATTATACTATTCGTCTTCGGGTTGGCTGGGAATGGGTTGATTGTGTACGGTTACGCACGATTCCGTCGACTACGAACAAGAACAAATTACTTTGTAGTCAATTTAGCTACAGCTGACCTGTTGCTTACTGCTGTCCTTGGAGCTTGGATAATCGAAGAGATTCGAGGCATACCATTTGACAGAAGcgcaaaaatgtttattaatAACATTGATGTCTTGTGCTTCTCAGCGTCGATGCTTAGCATGACAGCAGTGAGTTTGGATAGATATTTTGCCATCACAAATCCCCTGCGATACGAAAATACCGTTACGCGATTGCGTGCTCTCATAGCAACTGTCATCATCTGGTCAAGCGCCCTTGTGATGTTCAGCATTGGCGTCAGCAGATATGTCGTCAAAGAGATGGAAACCCCAGTGGCAAATAAAGTATTCATGACAACGTTAACTGTGATCAACTTTGGGATTCCTGCGCTAATCATGGTGTTTGCACATGTCAGCATCTTCAGAATTGCACTGAAAAGCAAAAGCGACAAACCTGATGCCATAGAGATGCAAAACGCACGTGTAAAAGATATGTCGAAAACTTTCAAGCTCTCCTTTAATACACTGGCCATTCTTGTGCCTATGGCAATCGCGTGGGGGATTTTTTTCGGAGTAACAGTCCTCGAAGCCCACTGTCCAACCATGCACATAGCTGCGCACTTTTCCGTGGTAGTTGGACTTTTACCTTACATTGCAGCGGCCATTGATCCTATTGTATATATCTTGCTTACAAGAGACCTGCGACTGAAGTTATGTAGGTGTCTTTAA
- the LOC141864299 gene encoding histamine H2 receptor-like: MSSNTSLNNSSEPNGSSCTEFKIPTYITIVLGFIVNAFVCISFSYYRRIRTTNNFFVCNLAISALVQMFHLSLLQARESIVKSLPGDDWMKFNVFLRIFEDFGVIASIITVAVISYDRHHAVTKPLHYNAIMTPRKVFLFILCIWLLAAAFSSLHLLLLLPEHLRKYIYKYTYIPLAVFCTMVIPLSVTIYSYTKIVNVALRHSRNNPHQTSNSSAKWLTRKHIKIALYMIVLVAPPLLYWTIYNVVSASDEYFEPVQFNCLSEYFFSMGPSFVATIDPIVYIILTRDFRDIIAAWFKCPSRRNFVSETYDLPVMRTSNASLTLLTDMPLTAQGPLQLTSLKKFSVAEITQERTVETDILEQY, from the coding sequence ATGAGTTCAAATACCAGTCTTAACAATAGCTCTGAGCCAAACGGATCTTCATGCactgaatttaaaattccaacgTACATAACTATCGTTTTGGGTTTCATTGTGAATGCTTTTGTCTGCATCTCTTTCTCTTACTATCGAAGAATCCGAACCACCAACAACTTCTTCGTGTGCAACCTTGCAATCAGCGCTTTGGTTCAAATGTTCCATCTGAGCTTGTTGCAAGCACGAGAAAGCATCGTCAAATCATTGCCAGGTGATGACTGGATGAAATTCAATGTGTTTTTAAGAATCTTTGAAGACTTCGGTGTAATAGCAAGCATCATAACTGTGGCTGTGATAAGCTATGACCGGCATCATGCAGTCACGAAACCACTTCACTACAACGCGATTATGACACcaagaaaagtttttcttttcattctgTGTATTTGGCTGCTGGCGGCGGCGTTCTCCAGTCTTCATCTGCTCCTCCTATTGCCAGAACATTTGAGGAAATACATTTACAAATATACCTACATTCCCCTGGCTGTCTTTTGCACCATGGTGATTCCCTTATCCGTCACAATTTACAGCTACACAAAAATTGTCAACGTCGCCTTACGCCATTCCCGTAACAATCCACACCAAACTTCTAACTCGTCTGCCAAGTGGCTCACAAGAAAGCATATCAAAATTGCACTTTATATGATAGTGCTAGTAGCACCTCCTCTTCTTTATTGGACAATATACAATGTAGTATCTGCCAGCGATGAATATTTTGAACCAGTGCAATTTAACTGTTTAAGTGAGTACTTTTTCAGTATGGGGCCAAGCTTTGTGGCCACTATCGATCCTATTGTTTACATAATTCTCACGAGAGACTTTAGGGATATTATCGCTGCTTGGTTTAAATGCCCAAGTCGTCGAAATTTCGTCAGTGAAACGTACGATCTTCCTGTTATGAGAACTTCAAATGCTTCTCTTACTTTGCTCACTGATATGCCATTGACAGCACAAGGACCTTTGCAACTTACTTCGCTGAAGAAGTTTTCAGTTGCTGAGATTACCCAAGAAAGAACAGTTGAGACTGATATTTTAGAGCAATATTGA
- the LOC141864347 gene encoding transcription factor HES-1-like, producing MNYTEQHCVDFATKTRVQRRKAQKPKIEKIRRDRINGSLKEIKELVLEALNKDSTRYTKMEKADILEMTVQFLKCTQQGGKYFVESGIRSHAEHSNETRSLQQTTS from the exons ATGAATTATACTGAACAACACTGCGTTGACTTTGCCACCAAAACTCGAGTGCAAAGGAGAAAG GCTCAGAAACCAAAGATTGAGAAGATTAGGCGTGATAGAATCAACGGcagtttgaaagaaataaaagaattgGTCTTGGAAGCCTTGAACAAAGAT AGTACACGATATACTAAGATGGAAAAAGCCGATATTTTGGAAATGacagttcagtttttaaagtGCACCCAGCAGGGAGGAAAATACTTCGTAGAATCAG GTATAAGATCACATGCAGAACACTCAAACGAGACGAGGTCACTACAACAGACAACTTCATAG